Proteins from a genomic interval of Kitasatospora herbaricolor:
- a CDS encoding FAD-binding and (Fe-S)-binding domain-containing protein, with translation MTQHSAVGAELARALAAALRGEVRFGAAERTVYSHDASNYRQLPLGVVKPADSDDVRAALALCREHGVPVVARGAGTSIGGQAVGPGAVVLDFRRHLGRVLSVDPERRLARVEPGTVLDDLQAAARPYGLRFGPDPSTHSRCTLGGMIGNDSCGAHSVAWGRTADNVETLDLLLADGTELTVGGPLSPAARGRLRELPGRPGEIHRALQELADRNLAALRQGMPRLPRRTSGYALDALLPEHGHDLARALTGTEGTCALLLGATVKLVEQPAARALVVAGYPDETAAADAVPALLPLGPLTVEGMSGDLIAALLAAGPRPPALDRLPDGDCWLFMETGGATGAQALEAARALVDAVRRERSATAAVVTDPAEQRQLWGVREAGAGIVTRLPDGGEAWPGWEDSAVPPEQLGDYLRELRGLLRRSGLRGVPYGHFGEGCVHLRIDFPLRAPSGGRVFREFLEQAADLVVSYGGSLSGEHGDGQARAELLPRMYPPEIIALFGGFKRIWDPENLLNPGNLVDPRPLDADLRFDGPVRDLPLALPYEQDGGSLLKAVHRCVGVAKCVDTGTGVMCPSYMATGEERHSTRGRARLLAEMLRGEAVPDGWRSEEVREALDLCLGCKGCASDCPVHVDMATYKAEFLYQHHRRRLRPASHWSMGWLPLWLRGAALAPGLANRVARSAAAGPLKRLAGVDGRRALPVLPPETFSRWFRRHRAAHPAPAGGQRVLLWPDTFAEHLQPEVLRAAVEVLEHLGFAVELPAAPVCCGLTWVSTGQLDTARRVMRRSLRALPDGVPVVGLDPSCTTALREEVPKLLGPAGRPAAERVRTFAEFLDEYAAGLELPRVGGEAITQTHCHQHAVLGTGADRRIDARIGLANRVLDSGCCGLAGNFGFERGHYEVSVAVAERVLLPEVRAAAAGTVVLADGFSCRTQIAQLADGRRALHLAELLRRALPTEPAEPLARP, from the coding sequence GTGACCCAGCACTCCGCCGTAGGCGCCGAACTGGCCCGGGCGCTCGCCGCCGCGCTGCGCGGCGAAGTCCGCTTCGGGGCGGCCGAGCGCACGGTGTACAGCCACGACGCCTCCAACTACCGGCAGTTGCCGCTCGGCGTGGTCAAACCCGCCGACTCGGACGACGTCCGCGCGGCGCTCGCGCTCTGCCGGGAGCACGGCGTGCCGGTGGTCGCCCGCGGGGCCGGCACCAGCATCGGCGGGCAGGCCGTGGGGCCCGGCGCGGTGGTGCTCGACTTCCGCCGGCACCTCGGCCGGGTGCTGTCCGTGGACCCGGAGCGCCGGCTGGCCCGGGTCGAGCCCGGCACGGTGCTGGACGACCTGCAGGCCGCCGCCCGCCCGTACGGGCTGCGCTTCGGGCCGGACCCGTCCACGCACAGCCGCTGCACCCTCGGCGGCATGATCGGCAACGACTCCTGCGGCGCGCACTCGGTGGCCTGGGGGCGGACCGCCGACAACGTGGAGACGCTCGACCTGCTGCTCGCCGACGGCACCGAGCTGACCGTCGGCGGCCCGCTCTCCCCCGCCGCCCGCGGGCGGCTGCGCGAACTGCCCGGCCGGCCCGGCGAGATCCACCGCGCGCTGCAGGAGCTGGCCGACCGGAACCTGGCCGCCCTGCGCCAGGGGATGCCCCGACTGCCGCGCCGCACCTCCGGCTACGCCCTCGACGCGCTGCTGCCCGAGCACGGCCACGATCTGGCCCGCGCGCTCACCGGCACCGAGGGCACCTGCGCCCTGCTGCTCGGCGCCACCGTGAAGCTGGTCGAGCAGCCGGCCGCCCGGGCGCTGGTGGTGGCCGGCTACCCGGACGAGACGGCGGCAGCGGACGCCGTGCCCGCCCTGCTGCCGCTGGGCCCGCTCACCGTGGAGGGGATGTCCGGCGACCTGATCGCCGCCCTGCTCGCCGCCGGCCCCCGGCCGCCCGCGCTCGACCGGCTGCCGGACGGCGACTGCTGGCTGTTCATGGAGACCGGCGGCGCGACCGGGGCGCAGGCCCTGGAGGCCGCCCGCGCCCTCGTCGACGCCGTCCGCCGCGAGCGGAGCGCCACCGCCGCGGTGGTCACCGACCCGGCGGAGCAGCGCCAGCTCTGGGGCGTCCGGGAGGCCGGCGCGGGGATCGTCACCCGGCTGCCCGACGGCGGGGAGGCCTGGCCCGGCTGGGAGGACTCGGCGGTGCCGCCGGAGCAGCTCGGCGACTACCTGCGCGAGCTGCGCGGGCTGCTTCGCCGGTCCGGGCTGCGCGGCGTCCCGTACGGGCACTTCGGCGAGGGGTGCGTGCATCTGCGGATCGACTTCCCGCTGAGGGCGCCGAGCGGCGGCCGGGTGTTCCGGGAGTTCCTGGAGCAGGCCGCCGACCTGGTGGTGTCGTACGGGGGGTCGCTCTCCGGCGAGCACGGCGACGGGCAGGCCAGGGCCGAGCTGCTGCCCCGGATGTACCCGCCGGAGATCATCGCCCTGTTCGGCGGGTTCAAGCGGATCTGGGACCCGGAGAACCTGCTCAACCCGGGCAACCTGGTCGACCCGCGCCCGCTCGACGCGGACCTGCGCTTCGACGGCCCGGTGCGCGACCTGCCGCTGGCCCTGCCGTACGAGCAGGACGGGGGCAGCCTGCTCAAGGCGGTGCACCGCTGCGTCGGGGTGGCCAAGTGCGTGGACACCGGTACGGGGGTGATGTGCCCGAGCTACATGGCCACCGGCGAGGAACGGCATTCCACCCGGGGCCGGGCCCGGCTGCTGGCGGAGATGCTGCGCGGCGAGGCGGTGCCGGACGGCTGGCGGTCGGAGGAGGTGCGGGAGGCCCTCGACCTCTGCCTGGGCTGCAAGGGCTGCGCGAGCGACTGCCCGGTCCATGTCGACATGGCGACCTACAAGGCCGAGTTCCTGTACCAGCACCACCGCCGGCGGCTGCGCCCCGCCTCGCACTGGTCGATGGGCTGGCTGCCGCTCTGGCTGCGCGGCGCGGCCCTCGCGCCGGGGCTCGCCAACCGGGTGGCCCGCTCGGCCGCGGCCGGCCCGCTGAAGCGGCTGGCGGGCGTGGACGGGCGCCGGGCGCTCCCGGTCCTGCCGCCGGAGACCTTCAGCCGCTGGTTCCGCCGGCACCGGGCCGCGCACCCGGCCCCGGCCGGCGGGCAACGCGTGCTGCTCTGGCCGGACACCTTCGCCGAGCACCTCCAGCCGGAGGTGCTGCGGGCCGCCGTGGAGGTGCTGGAGCACCTCGGCTTCGCGGTCGAACTCCCGGCCGCGCCGGTCTGCTGCGGCCTCACCTGGGTCTCCACCGGGCAGCTGGACACCGCCCGCCGGGTGATGCGGCGCAGCCTGCGGGCGCTGCCGGACGGCGTCCCGGTGGTCGGCCTGGACCCGAGCTGCACCACGGCCCTGCGCGAGGAGGTGCCCAAACTGCTCGGCCCGGCGGGCCGGCCGGCGGCGGAGCGGGTCCGGACCTTCGCCGAGTTCCTGGACGAGTACGCCGCCGGGCTGGAGCTGCCGCGGGTCGGCGGGGAGGCGATCACCCAGACCCATTGCCACCAGCACGCCGTGCTGGGCACCGGGGCCGACCGCCGGATCGACGCCCGGATCGGGCTGGCGAACCGGGTGCTCGACTCGGGCTGCTGCGGCCTGGCCGGGAACTTCGGGTTCGAGCGCGGCCACTACGAGGTGTCGGTCGCGGTGGCGGAGCGGGTGCTGCTGCCGGAGGTGCGGGCCGCGGCCGCCGGCACGGTGGTGCTGGCGGACGGGTTCAGCTGCCGGACGCAGATCGCCCAACTCGCCGACGGCCGGCGGGCGCTGCACCTCGCGGAGCTGCTGCGGCGGGCTCTGCCGACGGAGCCGGCGGAGCCGCTCGCACGGCCCTGA
- a CDS encoding IPT/TIG domain-containing protein gives MRTRRSFRKPWTALLATGLTVGALVTCPAGAAFADAPPTVTSTIQVGPYPAGVAVLPDGSQAYVTSQSTGAVKVIDTAAGTVAATVETGSGSYAIAVAPDGKHAYLTHSAENTVSVIDTTARTVAATVAVGAGPFDVAVAPDGGHVYVSNADANTVSVIETAGNTVSATVPVGAEPHGLALSPDGHKLYVAVPGDKAVQVVDTATNTVSAAITVPSTPFDLAVTPNGARIYTANWEDHSVGVIDTAAGAATGSIAVGANPLAVTVAPDGRQAFASNYDDNTVSVITTADNTVSATLPVGTNPYGLAITPNGKRGYLADFGAGAVSVLDIPRPTPTVTAISPASGPVTGGTAVTVTGTNLATATAVTFGSAAATAVSCTATSCTATAPAGAAGTVDVRVTTPEGVSPAVQGDRFTYTEQADLAVALTATPVTSLFGGRVDYTLTVTNRGPSKLTSGTVSVPLTSPTTATSTDCTAAAGKVTCTLPAVASGASVTRHFTVPVGLLTYRTFAVTATRTASVPADPAAANDTATRTCKANSSLSITCS, from the coding sequence GTGAGGACACGTCGTTCGTTCCGCAAACCCTGGACGGCCCTGCTGGCGACAGGTCTGACCGTGGGAGCGCTGGTGACGTGCCCGGCCGGCGCGGCGTTCGCGGACGCGCCGCCCACCGTGACCAGCACCATCCAAGTGGGCCCCTACCCCGCCGGGGTGGCGGTCCTGCCCGACGGCTCCCAGGCCTACGTCACCAGCCAGAGCACCGGCGCGGTGAAGGTCATCGACACCGCGGCCGGCACCGTCGCCGCCACCGTGGAGACCGGCTCGGGCTCCTACGCGATCGCGGTCGCGCCCGACGGCAAGCACGCGTACCTGACGCACTCCGCCGAGAACACCGTCAGCGTGATCGACACCACCGCACGGACGGTCGCCGCCACCGTGGCGGTCGGCGCCGGCCCCTTCGACGTGGCGGTCGCACCGGACGGCGGGCACGTCTACGTCAGCAACGCCGACGCCAACACCGTCAGCGTGATCGAGACCGCCGGCAACACGGTGAGCGCCACCGTCCCGGTCGGCGCCGAGCCGCACGGGCTGGCCCTCTCCCCCGACGGCCACAAGCTCTACGTCGCCGTGCCCGGCGACAAGGCCGTGCAGGTCGTCGACACCGCCACCAACACGGTGAGCGCCGCCATCACCGTCCCGAGCACCCCGTTCGACCTGGCGGTCACCCCGAACGGCGCCCGGATCTACACCGCCAACTGGGAGGACCACAGCGTCGGGGTGATCGACACCGCCGCCGGGGCCGCCACCGGCTCCATCGCCGTGGGCGCCAACCCGCTGGCCGTCACCGTCGCTCCCGACGGCCGGCAGGCCTTCGCCAGCAACTACGACGACAACACGGTGAGCGTCATCACCACCGCCGACAACACGGTGAGCGCCACCCTGCCGGTCGGCACCAACCCGTACGGGCTGGCGATCACCCCCAACGGCAAGCGCGGCTACCTGGCCGACTTCGGCGCCGGCGCGGTCAGCGTGCTGGACATCCCGCGGCCCACCCCGACGGTCACCGCGATCAGCCCCGCGAGCGGGCCGGTCACCGGCGGCACCGCCGTCACGGTCACCGGCACCAACCTGGCCACGGCCACCGCGGTGACCTTCGGCAGCGCCGCCGCCACCGCCGTCTCCTGCACCGCCACCAGCTGCACCGCCACCGCGCCGGCGGGCGCGGCCGGGACGGTCGACGTCCGGGTCACCACGCCGGAGGGGGTCAGCCCCGCCGTCCAGGGCGACCGCTTCACCTACACCGAGCAGGCGGACCTCGCCGTCGCCCTCACCGCGACTCCGGTGACCTCGCTGTTCGGCGGTCGCGTCGACTACACCCTGACCGTCACCAACCGCGGCCCCTCCAAGCTCACCTCCGGCACCGTCTCGGTGCCGCTGACCTCCCCGACCACCGCCACCTCGACCGACTGCACCGCGGCCGCCGGCAAGGTGACCTGCACCCTGCCGGCCGTCGCCAGCGGCGCGAGCGTCACCCGGCACTTCACCGTCCCGGTCGGCCTGCTCACCTACCGGACCTTCGCCGTCACCGCGACCCGCACCGCCAGCGTCCCCGCCGACCCGGCGGCGGCCAACGACACTGCCACGCGCACCTGCAAGGCCAACAGCTCGCTGAGCATCACCTGCAGCTGA
- a CDS encoding glycosyltransferase family 2 protein, with protein sequence MPSPLISVVLPAYDQQKQLTDCLESLLAQSFRDFEVILVADRSPDVSADLADAYAAQHPNVCALHLNASVGVGRARNAGAARARGEYLLFLDSDHVLPPDAFDSLAERLAETGEVDVLLFGHTRRHGGRDWPGGGQQQLGSAGAAVLGPQARPELFGAPPHSWDRLHNRARWSELALSFPDGQYEEVPVVQQALMDARRIAVLPRECVQLRRRHTLHPTGSPGSSHFDLFDQYERSFELLDARPALEAVRPHLFDRMIRHYLFVFDLAGCVTRAERPRFFQRAAEHHRRFLPTGHRRPAGREGLKFSLLAGGSYPAFEVAKLSHIARGAVTARAGQRRTPQPAG encoded by the coding sequence ATGCCCTCACCCCTGATCAGCGTCGTGCTGCCCGCCTACGACCAGCAGAAACAGCTGACGGACTGCCTCGAATCGCTCCTCGCCCAGTCCTTCCGCGACTTCGAGGTCATCCTGGTCGCCGACCGCTCCCCGGACGTCTCCGCGGACCTGGCCGACGCCTACGCCGCCCAGCACCCCAACGTCTGCGCCCTGCACCTCAACGCGTCCGTCGGCGTCGGCCGGGCCCGCAACGCCGGCGCCGCCCGGGCCCGCGGCGAGTACCTGCTCTTCCTGGACAGCGACCACGTCCTGCCGCCGGACGCCTTCGACTCGCTGGCCGAGCGCCTGGCGGAGACCGGTGAGGTGGACGTCCTGCTCTTCGGCCACACCCGCCGGCACGGGGGCCGCGACTGGCCCGGCGGCGGGCAGCAGCAGCTGGGCTCCGCCGGCGCCGCCGTCCTCGGGCCGCAGGCGCGCCCCGAGCTGTTCGGCGCCCCTCCGCACAGCTGGGACCGGCTGCACAACCGCGCCCGCTGGAGCGAGCTGGCCCTTTCCTTCCCCGACGGCCAATACGAGGAGGTGCCCGTCGTCCAGCAGGCGCTGATGGACGCCCGGCGGATCGCCGTCCTCCCCCGCGAGTGCGTCCAGCTGCGCCGCCGGCACACCCTGCACCCCACCGGCTCGCCCGGCAGCAGCCACTTCGACCTCTTCGACCAGTACGAGCGCAGCTTCGAGCTGCTGGACGCCAGGCCGGCCCTGGAGGCCGTCCGCCCGCACCTGTTCGACCGGATGATCCGGCACTACCTGTTCGTCTTCGACCTGGCCGGGTGCGTGACCAGGGCCGAGCGTCCGCGGTTCTTCCAGCGCGCCGCCGAGCACCACCGGCGCTTCCTGCCGACCGGGCACCGGCGTCCGGCCGGGCGGGAGGGGCTGAAGTTCTCCCTGCTGGCGGGCGGCTCGTACCCGGCGTTCGAGGTCGCGAAGCTCTCCCACATCGCCAGGGGCGCGGTCACGGCCCGCGCCGGCCAGCGCCGGACCCCTCAGCCTGCCGGCTGA